A single region of the Sphaeramia orbicularis chromosome 6, fSphaOr1.1, whole genome shotgun sequence genome encodes:
- the gins3 gene encoding DNA replication complex GINS protein PSF3 — protein MDTQSYLPVQPGVGMEENFLSLDDILLSHERLPTRTECAFPRLGFLEKSSDTQDIPEGTKMELPLWLSKGLYEKKRRVLSVELPKVYREGWRTVFTADPNVVDLHKMGPYYYGLGSQMLHFDSPENPEIAQALLQTFIGRFRRIMDSSQNAYNEDTSALVERLDGLEKALFRSGQSGLNGFQSWEKGEASTLTASSLVLNYRKRKITDVQP, from the exons ATGGACACGCAGTCGTACCTTCCTGTACAACCAGGAGTCGGAATGGAGGAGAATTTCCTCTCCCTCGATGATATTTTACTGTCCCATGAGCGGCTTCCTACCCGGACTGAGTGCGCTTTTCCTCGGCTTGGATTCCTGGAGAAGTCGAGCGACACCCAGGACATACCGGAG GGAACGAAGATGGAACTTCCCCTGTGGTTGTCGAAGGGTCTGTatgagaagaagaggagggttCTGTCGGTGGAACTTCCTAAGGTCTACAGAGAGGGTTGGAGGACTGTGTTCACCGCCGACCCCAATGTGGTGGATCTGCATAAGATGGGACCATATTACTATGGCCTGGGCTCCCAGATGCTGCACTTCGACAGCCCAGAGAACCCAGAGATCGCCCAGGCCCTGCTCCAG ACGTTCATCGGGCGTTTCAGGCGGATCATGGACTCGTCTCAGAACGCCTACAATGAGGACACATCTGCGCTGGTGGAGCGTTTGGACGGTTTGGAGAAGGCTCTGTTCAGGTCGGGTCAGAGCGGCCTCAACGGCTTCCAGAGCTGGGAGAAGGGCGAGGCATCAACGCTCACTGCCTCCAGCCTCGTCCTCAACTACCGCAAAAGGAAGATCACCGATGTGCAGCCATGA